In the genome of Streptomyces sp. NBC_00259, the window ACGACCGCACGGGCTCACCCTGGAGGAAGTCGGCTACCCCGCCGACGAGTTGCTGGCCGCCAGGAACCTGGAGGCCCGCAACAAGCGCTCACTTCCCGCCGCTGGACCCGCGGCGGGCGGCTGCTGCTGAACGGCCCGGTGGCGAGCCGTCAGCCGCCGGGCGGCCCGCCGGGGCGCCGCGTCGGCGGTCAGCTCGCCGGGGCCGTCGCGGCCGCCGACGCCTGCAGCTCGCCGCGGCGCACGATCTGGCGGAACGTGAACTCGGCCAGGTCGTCGCCGGGCTGGAACGCCTTGGTGTCGCCCTTGGTGACGGACTTTCCGTTGAGATGTCCGGTGGCGGTGAAGTAGGCGTAGCGGCCGTAGGAGTTGCCCACGAAGCGGCAGACCGGGCCGCCCTTGCAGAAGCCCGCGACGCCGGAGCCCGAGAGGGGCGCGATGCTGCGGGCCGACTTCTTCACGGCCGCCTGGGCCTGGGCCTCGGTCGGGAAGACCGCCACGCCGATGGTGACGGCCACGCCGTCCTTGGTGTACGTGGCGCGGATGACCTGGTCACAGCCGTGGGAACGGAGTGCGGTGCCCAGTGAACCCTGGGTGGCGGAGGCGCAGTTGGTGGTGCGCGCCGTGGGGCCCTTGGTGTAGACGCGGTCGCCCATCGTCAGCTTCCGGCCGGGGAAGAGGGTGTCGGCGCTGATCGGTGCCTTGTCCTTCGCCTCGCTGGAGATGAAGTCCTTCGGATTCGGCGGGGGCGGCGGGGCGACCGCGGAGAACGAAGGCTGCGGCTGCGTCGTCTCGTTCGGCAGCTCGGGTGCCGTGGGCAGATCACCGGCGTTCTTGTCGGAGGGCGCGGCGTCGTTCATGAAGACGACGGCCGTGGCCACGATCGCGGCGACGGCCGTCGTCGCGAGCGCACCGGCGCCGATCAGCAGCCACCTCTTGCGGCGCGCACGCGACGCGGAGGCGTCGGCCAGCGCAGCCCAGTCGGGCGTCGACGACGACGACGGTGACTGCTGTCCGTACGGCTGTTGCGGCTCCTGCGGCCACTGCGGTCCCCCAAAGCTCATGCCGCGCATCCTAAACCTGTTGGGCGTGGGCGTGTCGCCCGGCGAGAATGCCCACCATGGGACATCTCGAGGCCGGACATCTGGAGTACTACCTGCCCGACGGGCGGGTGCTGCTCGGCGACGTCTCGTTCCGCGTCGGTGAGGGCTCGGTCGTCGCCCTGGTCGGGGCGAACGGCGCGGGCAAGACGACACTGCTCCGGCTGCTCTCCGGGGAGCTGAAGCCGCACGGCGGGACCGTGTCGGTGAGCGGCGGGCTCGGGGTGATGCAGCAGTTCGTCGGCTCCGTGCGGGACGAGCGCACGGTCCGGGACCTGCTGGTCTCGGTGGCCCAGCCGAGGATCCGGGAGGCGGCGCGGGCGGTCGACGAGGCCGAGCACCTGATCATGACCGTGGACGACGAGGCCGCGCAGATGGGCTACGCCCAGGCGCTGAGCGACTGGGCCGAGGTGCAGGGGTACGAGGCCGAGACGGTCTGGGACATGTGCACCATGGCCGCGCTCGGCGTCCCGTACGAGCAGGCCCAGTGGCGTCTCGTACGCACCCTGTCCGGGGGCGAGCAGAAGCGGCTGGTGCTGGAGGCGCTGCTGCGCGGTCCGGACGAGGTGCTGCTGCTGGACGAGCCGGACAACTATCTGGACGTGCCGGGCAAGCGGTGGCTGGAGGAACGGCTGCGGGAGACCCGCAAGACCGTCCTGTTCGTCTCGCACGACCGGGAGCTGCTGGCCCGGGCCGCGCAGAAGATCGTGGCGGTGGAGCCGGGGCCGGCGGGCAGCGACGTGTGGGTGCACGGCGGGGGCTTCGACACGTTCCACGACGCGCGGCGGGAGCGGTTCGCGCGGTTCGAGGAGCTGAAGCGGCGCTGGGAGGAGGAACACGCCCGGCTGAAGGCGCTGGTCCACAAGCTGCGGCAGCAGGCGGCGATCAGCCCCGACATGGCGTCGCGGTACCGGGCGATGCAGACGCGGTTCAGGAAGTTCGAGGAGGCCGGCCCGCCGCCGGAGCCGCCGCGCGAGCAGGAGATCCGGATGCGGCTGCGCGGCGGGCGCACCGGGGTGCGGGCCGTGACCTGCGTGAACCTGGAGCTCTCCGGGCTCATGAAGCCGTTCGACCTGGAGATCTTCTACGGGGAGCGGGTCGCGGTCCTCGGGTCCAACGGCTCGGGCAAGTCCCACTTCCTGCGGCTGCTCGCGGGCGACACGTCCGTGGCGCACAAGGGCGAGTGGAAGCTGGGCGCGCGCGTGGTCCCGGGGCACTTCGCCCAGACGCACGCGCACCCCGAGCTTCTCGGGCGCACGCTGGTCGACATCCTGTGGACGGAGCACGCCAAGGACCGCGGCGGCGCGATGTCGGTGCTGCGGCGGTACGAGCTGGAGCGCCAGGGCGACCAGACCTTCGACAAGCTCTCCGGCGGTCAGCAGGCCCGGTTCCAGATCCTCCTCCTGGAGCTGGAGGGCACCACGGCGCTGCTCCTCGACGAGCCCACGGACAACCTGGACCTGGAGTCGGCGGAGGCGCTCCAGGACGGCCTGGAGGTCTACGAGGGCACCGTGCTCGCCGTCACGCACGACCGCTGGTTCGCGAAGTCCTTCGACCGATATCTGGTCTTCGGCTCGGACGGCGTGGTCCGGGAGACGGCGGAGCCGGTGTGGGACGAGCGGCGGGTCGAGCGGGCCCGCTAGGGCGGGCGCGTTTTGACCCATACAGGGCTGCGCGGGTAGTCTCGTCGATTGTTATGCGTATTGGCTTCGTCGTTCTCACGCGAAGGGCCCTTACGTAGGTTCCCTGGAGCAGTTACCAGTGGCTCGCATACGGGCTTCGTCCCCGGCATTGTGAGCCCCAGCTGCATGATCGCTTCAGAGGATTCGTGTGTCTGGAACCCATCCACCGAAGAAGCGAAGGCTACGACCTTGCGTACGTACAGCCCCAAGCCCGGCGATGTCACTCGCCAGTGGCACATCATCGACGCGCAGGACATCGTCCTGGGCCGTCTGGCGACTACGGCAGCGAACCTCCTCCGGGGCAAGCACAAGCCGATCTACGCCCCCCACATGGACATGGGCGACTTCGTCATCATCATCAACGCCGAGAAGGTTCACCTCTCCGGCAACAAGAAGACCCAGAAGATGGCCTACCGCCACTCCGGGTACCCGGGTGGTCTGCGCTCCGTCCGCTACGACGAGCTGCTGGCCAAGAGCCCGGAGAAGGCCGTGGAGAAGGCCATCAAGGGCATGATCCCGAAGAACACCCTGGGTCGTCAGATGCTCTCGAAGCTGAAGATCTACGCGGGCGAGAACCACCCGCACGCTGCTCAGCAGCCGGTCCCGTTCGAGATCACCCAGGTCGCGCAGTAGTTCCGGCCACCCCCTAAGACGTACAGAAAGATCTGAGGAGAATCGTGGCCGAGACCACCGCAGAAACCCCCGTCGAGGGCGAAGAGACCTACGCCGAGGTCACCACCTTCGAGTCGGAGACGCCCGTCGAGGGCGAGTACACCTCCGAGTCCCTCGCGTCCCGCTTCGGCGAGCCGCAGCCGGCCGCCGGCCTGGGTCGTCGCAAGAACGCCATCGCCCGTGTCCGGATCGTTCCGGGCACCGGCAAGTGGAAGATCAACGGTCGCACCCTTGAGGAGTACTTCCCCAACAAGGTGCACCAGCAGGAAGTCAACGAGCCCTTCAAGGTGCTCGAGCTCGACGGCCGCTACGACGTCATCGCCCGTATCGCGGGTGGCGGCGTCTCCGGCCAGGCCGGCGCCCTGCGCCTCGGCGTGGCCCGCGCGCTGAACGAGGCGGACGTGGACAACAACCGCGGCCCGCTGAAGAAGGCCGGCTTCCTGAGCCGCGACGACCGTGCGGTCGAGCGCAAGAAGGCCGGTCTGAAGAAGGCCCGCAAGGCCCCGCAGTACAGCAAGCGCTAAATCGCCTGCTGGCCTGTACGGCATACGTTCGCCCCGGCGGCACTCCGTGCTGCCGGGGCGTTCCGTTTATCGGACCCGGGAGACCCCCGGGGTGACACAGCTCGGCGTCCTGGGCGTATAAACGACAGGAAAGCGCCGGGGGACGCGCGTTTTCGGAGCATTTTCGGAGGACACCAGTGGGACGACTCTTCGGCACGGACGGTGTGCGCGGTGTCGCGAACGCGGATCTGACGGTGGAGCTCGCGCTCGGCCTGTCGGTCGCGGCGGCGCACGTGCTCGCCGAGGCGGGCACGTTCGAGGGCCATCGGCCGACGGCGGTGGTCGGACGTGATCCCCGCGCGTCCGGGGAGTTCCTGGAGGCCGCCGTCGTGGCGGGCCTCGCGAGCGCGGGCGTCGACGTCCTGCGCGTCGGTGTGCTGCCCACGCCGGCCGTGGCGTACCTCACCGGTGCGCTGGGTGCCGACCTCGGGGTGATGCTCTCCGCGAGCCACAACGCCATGCCGGACAACGGCATCAAGTTCTTCGCGCGGGGCGGCCACAAGCTCGCCGACGAGCTGGAGGACCGCATCGAGTCCGTGTACGAGGAGCACCGCACCGGTGCCCCGTGGGACCGGCCGACCGGTTCCGGCGTCGGCCGCGTACGCGACTACGACGAGGGCTTCGACAAGTACGTCGCCCACCTCATCGCCGTCCTGCCGAACCGGCTCGACGGGCTCAAGGTCGTCCTCGACGAGGCGCACGGCGCGGCCGCCCGGGTCTCGCCCGAGGCGTTCACCCGGGCCGGTGCCGAGGTCGTCACGATCGGCGCCGAGCCGGACGGCCTCAACATCAACGACGGCTGCGGTTCCACCCACCTGGACCTGCTGAAGGCCGCGGTCGTGGACCACCGGGCCGACCTCGGCATCGCCCACGACGGCGACGCCGACCGCTGCCTCGCCGTGGACGCGGCGGGCAACGAGATCGACGGCGACCAGATCCTGGCCGTGCTCGCGCTGGCCATGCGCGAGGCGGGCACGCTGCGCGGCAACACCGTCGTCGCCACCGTCATGTCGAACCTGGGCT includes:
- a CDS encoding ABC-F family ATP-binding cassette domain-containing protein; its protein translation is MPTMGHLEAGHLEYYLPDGRVLLGDVSFRVGEGSVVALVGANGAGKTTLLRLLSGELKPHGGTVSVSGGLGVMQQFVGSVRDERTVRDLLVSVAQPRIREAARAVDEAEHLIMTVDDEAAQMGYAQALSDWAEVQGYEAETVWDMCTMAALGVPYEQAQWRLVRTLSGGEQKRLVLEALLRGPDEVLLLDEPDNYLDVPGKRWLEERLRETRKTVLFVSHDRELLARAAQKIVAVEPGPAGSDVWVHGGGFDTFHDARRERFARFEELKRRWEEEHARLKALVHKLRQQAAISPDMASRYRAMQTRFRKFEEAGPPPEPPREQEIRMRLRGGRTGVRAVTCVNLELSGLMKPFDLEIFYGERVAVLGSNGSGKSHFLRLLAGDTSVAHKGEWKLGARVVPGHFAQTHAHPELLGRTLVDILWTEHAKDRGGAMSVLRRYELERQGDQTFDKLSGGQQARFQILLLELEGTTALLLDEPTDNLDLESAEALQDGLEVYEGTVLAVTHDRWFAKSFDRYLVFGSDGVVRETAEPVWDERRVERAR
- the rplM gene encoding 50S ribosomal protein L13 encodes the protein MRTYSPKPGDVTRQWHIIDAQDIVLGRLATTAANLLRGKHKPIYAPHMDMGDFVIIINAEKVHLSGNKKTQKMAYRHSGYPGGLRSVRYDELLAKSPEKAVEKAIKGMIPKNTLGRQMLSKLKIYAGENHPHAAQQPVPFEITQVAQ
- the rpsI gene encoding 30S ribosomal protein S9; this encodes MAETTAETPVEGEETYAEVTTFESETPVEGEYTSESLASRFGEPQPAAGLGRRKNAIARVRIVPGTGKWKINGRTLEEYFPNKVHQQEVNEPFKVLELDGRYDVIARIAGGGVSGQAGALRLGVARALNEADVDNNRGPLKKAGFLSRDDRAVERKKAGLKKARKAPQYSKR
- the glmM gene encoding phosphoglucosamine mutase, coding for MGRLFGTDGVRGVANADLTVELALGLSVAAAHVLAEAGTFEGHRPTAVVGRDPRASGEFLEAAVVAGLASAGVDVLRVGVLPTPAVAYLTGALGADLGVMLSASHNAMPDNGIKFFARGGHKLADELEDRIESVYEEHRTGAPWDRPTGSGVGRVRDYDEGFDKYVAHLIAVLPNRLDGLKVVLDEAHGAAARVSPEAFTRAGAEVVTIGAEPDGLNINDGCGSTHLDLLKAAVVDHRADLGIAHDGDADRCLAVDAAGNEIDGDQILAVLALAMREAGTLRGNTVVATVMSNLGFKLAMEREGVEMVQTAVGDRYVLESMKEHGYALGGEQSGHVIVLDHATTGDGTLTGLMLAARVAATGRSLADLAGVMDRLPQVLINVPDVDKSRVSSSVELTAAVTEAERELGTTGRVLLRPSGTEPLVRVMVEAADIDQARSVAGRLADAVKSALG